CGATGGCGTTCCTCCGTTACTGTTGAATGTTAAttaatatgtagttttaataattagtttatatcatgTATAATAAGGTCGCAAGTTTCACAATacactgcagtggtctgaatgtgTCTCTCAATAACCATACACTTTTTTAGCGGAAGATAATGGCCGAAGACTAACAatcactccctctctccacacactttctgttctgttctgtttcatGGTCTGtacttttgttctctgttgtcttgtttaaatacAGATATTGACAAGTTTGTATTGttaacatgtgaaaataaagacagaaaatgtttgtttattagggggggtgtgtgagattttgtgttgaaaatgacaggttgtgtgttattgtacccatcacTGGACTTggatatgctgcttcatcttgaacccaggttttatatcatataaacagaacagacagactttgaAGGAGAGGTGTATATGAAACGACGGgcctaaaaatatttaatactcATATTTAAACGAATAAATGATTTGAACTTGACAGTGTATCTAAAAAAGGAGTAACTCATCACAAGTTATAAGATTCAAAGCCAGTCGAGTTTTACTGATCGGGTTTTACAGTTGAGTTTTACATTAGTTAGGACTCTTATGCATAAGTTTACACACAGTCAAGAGCAGGACTAGGATATAaacgttttttttaatttacaggattttcatgaataccaaatttttTGTGTAAACACTCATACCAACAATTGAACAATGCATTGCTGCAAACCataatctctcttttttctaaTAGGCAGTGGTTTCTCATCCATAGGAACAGTATACCAATAACAACcattcaacaaatgttaataCAGATAAAGTTCTCAATCACCCCATTCATTTTAAATTCCGTTGAAATACGTATGACCTATTTTGAGTTACCAACAGGTTTCATTGATTTGTTTCGTTTATTTGCTCACATTcctagccatatagtgtatatatcagtccctccaggattctgtgattgcagaaattaacgcaaacaaacaaactccgcaatattcagaggatcttgcaatttttctaaattactgcagattttacTCAGAATTACGTCTAAAACCCTCAGCCAAaaacgcattcagccaaaaccctcttcgGTTCATgtgtgtcaaacatgagtacagctataaggtctcatttaccaacaaacaacgtgcaaaacaatttcgttcaattgcaatttcaccaattcaagtagttttctgcaaaaaagcacaaaaaactgtGTATATAGctgtgttatagaaaataattcaaattaaatctttttttttttttgcaaataaagTCAAAGTGTAAGTGTTTTTGTCTCCAAAGTACATATccattttgctgaaacctggcaagcCTGATTAATGATATTAGCTCTTCTGTGAGCACCTCATAGACTGTGACAATGACGATGGCAAACACACTTGCTGTATCAAATACAACTGAACAGAGATATGTCTGAAACACTCTAAATGAGCCGTGagactgtatgctggatgactgtaTGTTGTCAACTCTCAGCTGCTTATTACAGGGTTAATCAATAATTCACTAGACAGTAGCCTACTGCATAAGTCAATTCTGATAACCTCTTGTATTAAATTTGGTTGAGgctatgtcattattaatgttgtctTGCTGGACCAAAACCTTTGCTCATGAGCTGCTGCTCCCTCTATACTGATGCATAACAGGCACATGTGAAACAGGAAAGCAGTCACTGGCTTTCCCAGTGACAAAGGCTTGACTGTGTTCTTGTTGAAGTTAAATTTCCACCAGAAAATCAATTCAGTTGTGTAAATCACAACTAGTGGTATGGCCCAAGCACGAAATCCCAGTTTTTACTCCATGAATTAGGCCATGAATGGAGACATGTGTTGCTATCTCTTCAACTTTATTATGTACACATGTGCGTATGATATGTGTATGCACACTGATGAATCCCAATTTTATTGTGCATACAATACTTTGTTTTTAGTACAATTATATGCCTCAGAAATGATTTAGAACCTTTTCAACACAATGTTGATAAATAAGGGCCCTGGTtttaaaggagtgtgtgtgttttaccgaGATTCTGGGTATTTAGTGAGCGTAGCGAGACTACTGGTGTACATCTGTCCTCCCACATCGATGTGCACTGGTGCGTTGGCCTTGGTTAGCTGGGCCGGTGTGGGGATGCCAGCTGTACCCACTGGGGAGGATGGCGACTGTGCCAAACGAGGCCGAGTCAACATGGCCACGCTGCTGCGATGTTCCTGAGGCACAGACATATACAAGAGCAAGGTATGAGTGAGAAAGcgtgtataaatataatatatttgaaatgtGTTAGTATGGGTATGTAGTTGGATGGAAatttgtatgtgtgagagagaaaagacaatCCGAGGGTGAAACGGTTGGACAGACAGGCCCCAGGGGCAGCCAATGTGTTCCTGTGGGAATGCACTGGATGTCTAGTACAACTAATAGCTCATGCAATCATGCGACATGAGGACAGTGCTGAATGTAGGTCACACTACTGATAAACAACTGgactgaaaaatgttttttttaaaacatgtacaCAAACCACATATTATACTGATTGGTGATACCACTACTAGTTTAGCAAGGGTTAATACATTTTAGCTAATAAAAGAGGTAATTTAATTATTGTGACACTGCTACAACTACTGTCATTAGCATATGCTCCAGCTTTGTCTGAGACAATttctgtttgtgctgtacaAACGGTATTGAACTCAGTTGTCAGCATTTATCTATGCACAATGCAAAAGCCATCAGCAGGACTCTTCAAAATGGgaataaaaaccaaaaacagCAATGTTATTTAGAAACTGTCTCAGTGGAAATCTTGGAGGATAAACCATCTAGAaaacagttctctctctctctctatctgagCTGAAAACAAGCATTCACGTTCTATAATGATGCAgattttgtgctaaagcagcaCCTAGTCCGAATATGTGCTCCCATTTAATCTCATGTTCTGCTATTTATTTATGGATGTACACAGGTATGATCTCTCTTTTCTGGTTTCTAATACATTTAATCTCTTCCACTCGGCTGGGGAAGTGACGTCTCTCTCCCACGTCCTCTACTGTGTCACCATATCGCACCATAATCCCCCCACATTACACAGCGCTGATGAACACTCTTTAGGGAACTCTGGTCTGGTCAAAGCTATGACATGGTACAGCTAGGGCTTGAACCTGTGCCTCAGTAAAAGGGTGAATGTTTTACTAGGAGGAACCTCAAAAAACTGTCTATGGTAATGATTATGATTAAAGCAAATAGAAATGTATGGACTTGGGTTTGAtacattttgtgtaaaaaaaacaacaacccaataACTGTAAGGTACATGCTGGTCTGGTTAATAATgtcgttttgtgtgtgtatgatgcaTAACAGTTGGAGAGAAGGAGCTCTTTCATTCCTGAAACCACTGTATCAGTACAGGGGCTGGAACAATTCATACATCACACTTTTCCTAAAAACGTTGAGAACCACTTTTCAGAATTTCCTATTGTTTTGTTATGCTGAATGTAGGAGTTATTAGACCTTACATCTTAACCAATCATATCCAGCCTTTAGCTACGGTAACTGTATGATGTGTAGGTAAGACACGACCCCATTGACATCACAGTCAGGATTGTAACAAGCATAGTTTAGGACTGAAGTGTGAGCAACACAGTTTGAGCTACAAATGCCTAAATGAAGCCCTACATGAAGACTAGAAATATTTGTCATACTCCAGCAGACAAATATTTCATATGAACACAGATGAGTCAAAGATGAGAcagcaaaacatttcatttatttatttaagtgtttaGTAGATTTTTGAAAGGAATACATTAATTGCATATTTACACAATGATGGAGCATGAAAATGTTGCATAGAGATACTTATGAACATGAGAATGAACGAGAGATGCCACCTTTTTTTCAGCTAGTTACAGGAGCAGTGCTTCTGTCATAATGGAACAGTAATGGCAAAAACAGACTAAACTGACTATTAGGGTTTCCCAACTCGTGATTCATTGTCCACAGTCTGGTGATTTTCCAGATCAGACATACTTACTAAACCTGCTCTTAGCTGCTGAGTTGAATCAGAGCAGGTAAATGGGCTCACATGTGTCCTTTAGGACTGGAATCGGGCGTCCCTAAGTGACCACGTGACCAGCAGGTACTCTAACTGTTTCCTGATAATAGAACACGGGAACTGGCCTAAAACACAAGTCTGCATTGTGACAGCAACCGAGTCGCGACGTGTGAACGCCGTAGGGTGCACCAGTTTACAACGATTTCATCTCGTTGTGAATATTTGTTCTGAATTACACCTGAAGTTGTTATTACCTGCGCAGACAGCACGAGTGCAGGTTCCCCTTTGTGCTCAAGCGCAGGCGGGGCGACGGGGACCGCGGAATCCGCGCTAACTTTGATCGGTACCGGAGGGTTTGCGCCTTCTACACCAGGACGAACGCAAAGCCTTTTCGGGGAAGACTCCGGTAACGTCGCGTACGCGGAATAAATGTCCGTTCGTTGACGTTTGCACATTTTACGCGTCTCGAGGTCCGGTGAGTCCTCGGTGTCGCGACGCAGCCGCTGGCTTCCGTTGACCATTTCCGGTGCAACATGTAGCGGCGCCAATTTCGAGCCGATGCCGGCGACGCTGTTGAGCGTTGCTATGGAGACGGCGCCGATGCAGTGGTTGGTGTAGGTTTTGGAGAGCTTAGCTGCGCGAGAGAGCATCTGCATCCTCGTGCCCAGCAGGTTTTTACCCACGGCTTTATTCTCGTACCACGTCGTGTCGTTTTCGCTGCAGTGATCGCGCGGGCGCTGGAAAAAAGCCCTGCACGCGGGGTTGCGCTTTGACAGGTACTTCACAAAGCTTGCATAAGGGCAAAACTCCGTGCCGGTTTCGTACATGCGCGGGAGGTTTTCCTCATCCGTGTCTGATCTTTTCCTGCTCCAGGATGAAGAGCGGGACTTGTGGTACGGCCCGAGCGCTTTGAAGTAGACGAACCTCCTCCCGTCCTCGTCCGTGGCGAGCCCGAAAGAGTCCTCTTCGAGCTCGCGCTGGTTCTCTCGGCCCCTCGTACAGAAGTACATACACGTCTCGAACCACACTTTGTTGAGTAGTCCGAATGGGGTGCGCGCGCTGAACGCGGCAGACGCGTATAGCCTGCGCAGGTCGGCGCGCGTGATCGCCTGCTTCTGAACCACGGGTCCGGCGCCCTGTTCCTCCAGGCGGCGGATGACAGCAGCAAGCGCCAGGTTGGCACTGCGCAGCTCCGGGTCCTTGGTCAGGTCGAGCGTGCGGCAGAAGGGCGGCTCGTTTAGATAACGGTTGAGCGAACTGCGTATGCTGATCAGCGACGACTTGCTGTACAACTGGCCGCTCTTGGAGCGCGCCTCCGAGTA
The sequence above is drawn from the Ictalurus punctatus breed USDA103 chromosome 25, Coco_2.0, whole genome shotgun sequence genome and encodes:
- the kctd1 gene encoding uncharacterized protein kctd1 isoform X1, with product MARMPGSGHNCRGDERDFEDGEGEIQEIQITVNEGEECEDEEAELEPKNCESEEAVLMRNIDQQRGGHELHMLLDPDADEGETTHLSVSERSRLSENTRLATRYAVRIFREYLSETAQSTNFESMDKHGLCRVLRAFYSEARSKSGQLYSKSSLISIRSSLNRYLNEPPFCRTLDLTKDPELRSANLALAAVIRRLEEQGAGPVVQKQAITRADLRRLYASAAFSARTPFGLLNKVWFETCMYFCTRGRENQRELEEDSFGLATDEDGRRFVYFKALGPYHKSRSSSWSRKRSDTDEENLPRMYETGTEFCPYASFVKYLSKRNPACRAFFQRPRDHCSENDTTWYENKAVGKNLLGTRMQMLSRAAKLSKTYTNHCIGAVSIATLNSVAGIGSKLAPLHVAPEMVNGSQRLRRDTEDSPDLETRKMCKRQRTDIYSAYATLPESSPKRLCVRPGVEGANPPVPIKVSADSAVPVAPPALEHKGEPALVLSAQEHRSSVAMLTRPRLAQSPSSPVGTAGIPTPAQLTKANAPVHIDVGGQMYTSSLATLTKYPESRIGRLFDGTEPIVLDSLKQHYFIDRDGHMFRYILNFLRTSKLLIPDDFKDYCLLYEEAQYFQLQPLQAELERWRSERDSGCVSRACECVVVRVAPELGERITLSGDKALIEDIFPEIGDVMCNTVNAGWNHDSTHIIRFPLNGYCHLNSVQVLERLQQKGFEIVASCGGGVDSSQFSEYVLRREIKHVRSGVLTTVIQIKQEPLD